A genome region from Manihot esculenta cultivar AM560-2 chromosome 5, M.esculenta_v8, whole genome shotgun sequence includes the following:
- the LOC110614550 gene encoding uncharacterized protein LOC110614550 produces the protein MSNAMTRTRSGERFYNPPPMRRHQHQLLLQKQLQRPFISDNRIDSAEVETRADSTLCISNWVSASPAVNFDLTNLDRFMESVTPVVPALYLAEARLRGQRTGEADRQPFFCLGDLWESFKEWSVYGAGVPLLLNRNDVVKQYYVPSLSGIQLYQDSSRLRRHGDDSDAESSRVTSSAIGSKFEAEKRAKGGADGLWSQHNLMNLNSQGVQRLTLRDKPLHCSSNNVTEISNSTGLLVYEYLEQEQPHHRKPLYDKVSSLASQFPDIKICRSCDLLPGSWVAVAWYPIYRIPTGPTLQNLDASFLTFHSLSTKATSKNQVDRKAYSMIASSKIALPVFGLASYKLRGSILTPSGAHECEQVNSLLHAADTWLRSLEVNLPDFQFFVSHNS, from the exons ATGTCTAACGCTATGACTCGGACTCGCTCTGGGGAACGATTCTATAACCCGCCGCCGATGAGGCGCCACCAGCACCAGTTGCTGCTTCAGAAACAACTTCAGAGGCCTTTCATCAGCGACAACAGAATCGATTCAGCTGAGGTAGAGACCAGAGCTGACTCCACATTGTGTATATCCAACTGGGTGTCGGCTTCTCCTGCTGTTAACTTTGATTTGACCAATTTAGATCGGTTTATGGAATCTGTTACTCCTGTTGTTCCTGCTCTGTACTTGGCCGAG GCAAGGTTACGGGGTCAGAGAACTGGTGAAGCTGATAGACAGCCATTTTTTTGTCTTGGGGATCTATGGGAATCATTCAAAGAGTGGAGTGTGTACGGAGCAGGAGTGCCTCTCCTATTAAATAGGAATGACGTTGTTAAACAGTACTATGTCCCATCCTTGTCAGGCATACAATTGTATCAAGATTCAAGTAGGTTAAG GAGGCATGGTGATGATAGTGATGCTGAGTCTTCAAGGGTGACGAGCAGTGCCATTGGTAGTAAATTTGAAGCAGAAAAGCGAGCTAAAGGTGGGGCTGATGGATTGTGGAGTCAGCATAATCTCATGAACTTAAACTCACAGGGAGTGCAGAGGCTTACCTTGAGAGATAAACCTCTTCATTGTTCATCCAACAATGTAACTGAGATTTCCAACTCAACTGGGCTGCTTGTTTATGAGTATTTGGAACAGGAGCAACCACATCATCGGAAGCCTTTATATGATAAG GTTTCATCTCTTGCATCTCAATTTCCTGATATCAAAATCTGCAGAAGCTGTGATTTATTGCCTGGGAGTTGGGTCGCTGTGGCTTG GTACCCAATATATAGAATACCAACGGGTCCAACACTACAAAATCTGGATGCATCTTTTTTGACCTTCCATTCCTTGTCCACAAAAGCTACTa GCAAAAATCAGGTAGACAGGAAGGCGTATAGCATGATTGCTTCTTCCAAGATTGCTTTACCTGTTTTTGGGCTTGCTTCCTATAAGTTGAGAGGGTCAATTTTAACTCCAAGTGGAGCCCATGAATGTGAGCAAGTAAACTCTTTATTGCACGCTGCTGATACTTGGCTCCGAAGTTTGGAGGTTAATCTACCTGATTTCCAATTTTTTGTTTCACATAATTCATAG